A region of the Elusimicrobiota bacterium genome:
ACAGTGGTTTATTAATAGATTAAGGAGTAGATATGGGATTTAATTTAATGCCGAAAGATGAAAATTTTCAGGGAATGTTTTCGCGTACGTCAAAAAATGTGGTGGAAGCTGCGAAAACGTTTCATCAACTAGTGAAAAACTGGGATGCAGGAAGCCCGTTGATTGACAAAATCCATGAGATCGAACACGAAGGCGATCTTATCCGGCACGAGTTGGTAGACAAACTCAATCGCACGTTTATCACGCCGATCGACCGCGAAGATATATACGCGCTTAGCGGCGAGCTGGATGATATTATCGATATGATTCAGGCTGTTATGGACCGTATGAAAATTTATCGTATAAGAAAAATTGATGACGGGTTGGTAAAACTTGCCGAGATATTGGAACGATCGGCAGTACTAGTGGATAAAGCGATATGTGAGATGGACGACAAGAAAAAAGTTACCCGCGTAATGGATTATTGTATTGAAATTAACCAGTTGGAAAATGAAGGCGATAATATGTTTAAAAAACTTTTAGCCGACCTTTTTGACGGTGATGACGCGTCAAAAAACCCGTTGGAAGTTATTAAATGGAAGGAAACATATGAAGCAGTAGAAGCGGCATTGGATAAATGCGAGAACGTGGCGTGTACAATCGAAAGTATCGTCGTAAAGGGGAATTAAATGGATTTTTTCCTTATACTTTTTTTAGTATTTTTAGCGTTAACGTTTGATTTCCTTAATGGCTTCCATGATTCTGCGAATTCCATCGCAACAGTAGTGTCAACCCGTGTGTTATCTCCGAAGTATGCGGTTATGTGGGCTGCGTTTTTCAATTTTATTGCGTTTCTGTTTTTTGGGTTACATGTTGCAAACACGATCGGGAAAGGGATAATTGATATCACAATCGTTGATAAATATGTGATTTTTGGGACTCTTATGGGTGCATGTATTTGGGATCTTATCACTTGGTGGTTGGGTTTACCAACGAGCTCGTCACACGCTTTGATCGGAGGATTAATCGGAGCGGCTTTAGTAAAAACTGGCCCCAAGGCGTTGGTAATGAGCGGGATAATAAAAACAGTAGCATTTATTTTTATATCTCCTGTATTTGGTTTTTTACTGGGATTTGTGTTTTGTTATGTCATTTACATGATATTCAGGAAGTTTAATCCTACAAGGATTGACAATATATTTCGTAAAGGACAGTTAGTCTCCGCTGCGTTATACAGCCTCGGACATGGAGGCAATGACGCGCAAAAAACTATGGGTATAATCGCAAGCCTGCTTTTCAGCGCTGGATATCTCGGCTCACATTTTTACGTACCTTTTTGGGTCGTAATCACCTGCCACGCTGCAATAGCATTAGGTACAATGTTCGGTGGATGGAAAATAGTGAAAACCATGGGTCAAAAAATTGTTAAGTTAAAACCGGTAGATGGTTTTTGCGCAGAAACTGGCGCTGCTATGATGCTGTATATTGCGTCGGGATTTGGGATACCCGTGAGTACCACACATACAATCACAGGTTCAATAATGGGAGTTGGATCGGTACGAAGGTTCAGCGCAGTGAAGTGGGGTGTGGCGGGA
Encoded here:
- a CDS encoding DUF47 family protein — protein: MGFNLMPKDENFQGMFSRTSKNVVEAAKTFHQLVKNWDAGSPLIDKIHEIEHEGDLIRHELVDKLNRTFITPIDREDIYALSGELDDIIDMIQAVMDRMKIYRIRKIDDGLVKLAEILERSAVLVDKAICEMDDKKKVTRVMDYCIEINQLENEGDNMFKKLLADLFDGDDASKNPLEVIKWKETYEAVEAALDKCENVACTIESIVVKGN
- a CDS encoding inorganic phosphate transporter; amino-acid sequence: MDFFLILFLVFLALTFDFLNGFHDSANSIATVVSTRVLSPKYAVMWAAFFNFIAFLFFGLHVANTIGKGIIDITIVDKYVIFGTLMGACIWDLITWWLGLPTSSSHALIGGLIGAALVKTGPKALVMSGIIKTVAFIFISPVFGFLLGFVFCYVIYMIFRKFNPTRIDNIFRKGQLVSAALYSLGHGGNDAQKTMGIIASLLFSAGYLGSHFYVPFWVVITCHAAIALGTMFGGWKIVKTMGQKIVKLKPVDGFCAETGAAMMLYIASGFGIPVSTTHTITGSIMGVGSVRRFSAVKWGVAGQIVWAWLLTIPIAALISAGSYALIIFVRSMIIK